Proteins encoded within one genomic window of Rhododendron vialii isolate Sample 1 chromosome 1a, ASM3025357v1:
- the LOC131318169 gene encoding uncharacterized protein LOC131318169 — MLHIEVEDIQNLLFEDAISNRCLDAYVNELMKNHSDVVPKFDLNTPVPKSFIFSSFFLDTIRNKDQNKVKAMLGKVMRKSVGARFLLFPILIRFHWTLLVLDKDEGCWKFYNSLKPRSGKDEYCNATNLLRQVVAAYVNIDQREPCKRNITDKVEIQKNCPQQPTGRKVLFIIFYQKKLQLLLIRNVSSQS, encoded by the exons ATGCTACACATTGAAGTTGAAGACATACAAAACCTGTTGTTTGAAGATGCAATATCTAACCGG tgTCTAGATGCATATGTAAATGAGCTCATGAAAAACCATTCTGACGTTGTGCCGAAGTTTGACTTGAATACTCCAGTACCGAAATCATTCATCTTCAGCAGCTTCTTCCTG GACACGATCCGAAACAAAGACCAAAACAAAGTGAAGGCAATGCTTGGAAAAGTAATGAGAAAATCTGTAGGGGCaagatttcttctttttccaatacTCATTCGATTCCATTGGACATTGCTTGTTCTTGATAAAGACGAAGGATGTTGGAAGTTCTATAACTCTCTTAAACCTAGAAGTGGAAAAGATGAATATTGTAATGCAACAAATCTCTTG AGGCAAGTTGTTGCGGCATATGTCAACATTGACCAAAGAGAACCCTGCAAAAGAAATATTACTGACAAAGTGGAGATTCAGAAAAATTGCCCCCAACAACCGACGGGAAGGAAAGtattgtttataattttttatcaaaagaaaCTCCAACTACTATTAATTCGCAATGTTAGTTCTCAATCTTAA
- the LOC131318163 gene encoding uncharacterized protein LOC131318163, whose translation MAEQGSGQGLDDFNTPSNPSLEVDSPRYKFTMVHDSIGLESREDHLSQIDSGSTLVPNTYNEISLDNICGTILHQSKKDAIAVIDELNKRIELLEKEKKSMENEILEVHEEKQKTLQHQKEEIEILKRELEEKDLYISKLCKKNEALEKLYKQYEEQVQHYETHELTQGYNVETERQVHQVTQKATFDTIKELREERDQLEGKLINIKIHEVTQQIRAEKVLQISKKKSSPSKFKRVKERDDRKTNFCENYVYGKLKRKSPQVEFVDVDDFQETSLAIQVQKPKKKLKDLKKCNTEMSKLIRIETWLAIEQLWKTGNSR comes from the coding sequence ATGGCTGAACAAGGAAGTGGACAAGGGCTAGatgattttaacactccctCCAACCCGTCATTGGAAGTTGATTCGCCAAGGTACAAGTTCACTATGGTGCATGACAGCATTGGCCTTGAATCACGAGAAGATCATTTGTCACAAATAGATTCCGGTTCAACATTAGTTCCAAATACCTATAATGAGATATCGTTGGATAATATTTGTGGAACAATATTGCACCAATCAAAAAAGGATGCAATTGCAGTTATTGATGAACTGAACAAAAGGATTGAACTcttggagaaggaaaaaaagagcaTGGAGAATGAAATCTTGGAAGTTCatgaagaaaagcaaaaaactcttcaacatcaaaaggaggaaattgaaaTTCTGAAGCGGGAACTTGAAGAGAAGGATTTGTACATCTCCAAATTATGCAAGAAAAACGAAGCCCTTGAAAAACTCTACAAGCAGTATGAGGAACAAGTTCAACATTATGAAACACATGAGTTAACACAAGGATATAATGTTGAAACGGAAAGACAAGTGCATCAAGTGACACAGAAGGCCACATTTGACACTATAAAGGAACTGCGGGAAGAGAGAGATCAGTTGGAGGGGAAATTGATAAACATTAAAATTCATGAAGTGACACAACAAATAAGGGCTGAaaaagtgcttcaaatttcaaagaagAAAAGTTCACCGTCAAAGTTTAAGAGAGTGAAAGAAAGAGATGATAGAAAGACAAATTTCTGTGAGAACTATGTGTATGGAAAGTTAAAGAGGAAAAGTCCGCAAGTAGAGTTTGTTGATGTAGACGACTTCCAAGAAACTTCTTTGGCAATTCAAGtgcaaaagccaaaaaagaaaCTGAAGGACTTGAAGAAGTGCAATACTGAGATGTCAAAACTCATTCGTATAGAAACTTGGTTGGCAATTGAACAACTTTGGAAGACAGGAAATTCTAGGTAA